The Leptospira sp. WS39.C2 genome contains a region encoding:
- a CDS encoding exodeoxyribonuclease III, translated as MKIITLNCNGIRSSLSKGLLEFIRHENPDMICFQETKAPEKEITREEFRSLGYEIYFCIAEKPGYSGTAILTKIKPKSVSIGYGDGIFKTEGRSVFLEFNEFYLWNLYFPSGTSGEERQKIKYQFLDAFTELSKPYLKKKKPLLVCGDVNIAHTELDIHNPKGNEKNSGFLPEERKWMTDFLNLGFWDCFRAIHPEVKDEYSWWTYRFQARKNNKGWRIDYFLLTKSKHAKLEDAKIAKEPVMSDHAPVVLEVQFT; from the coding sequence ATGAAAATCATCACGTTAAATTGCAACGGAATTCGTTCCAGTCTCAGCAAAGGTTTACTTGAATTTATACGTCACGAAAATCCTGACATGATTTGTTTCCAAGAAACGAAGGCACCCGAGAAAGAAATTACTCGGGAAGAATTCCGATCTTTAGGTTATGAAATTTATTTCTGCATCGCAGAAAAACCTGGTTATAGCGGGACTGCCATTTTAACCAAAATCAAACCCAAATCGGTTTCAATTGGGTATGGAGACGGGATATTTAAGACTGAAGGAAGGTCAGTTTTCCTAGAATTCAACGAATTTTACCTTTGGAATCTGTATTTTCCTTCAGGAACGAGTGGTGAGGAGCGCCAAAAGATCAAATACCAATTTTTAGATGCATTTACGGAGTTATCCAAACCTTATCTCAAAAAGAAAAAACCGCTCCTTGTTTGTGGGGATGTAAACATTGCCCATACGGAACTAGACATCCATAACCCGAAAGGAAATGAAAAAAATTCAGGATTTCTACCTGAGGAACGTAAGTGGATGACTGACTTTCTAAATTTAGGTTTTTGGGACTGTTTTCGTGCCATCCATCCAGAGGTGAAGGACGAATATTCATGGTGGACCTACCGTTTCCAAGCAAGGAAAAACAATAAAGGTTGGAGGATTGATTATTTTTTACTCACAAAATCAAAACATGCCAAACTGGAAGATGCAAAAATCGCAAAAGAACCTGTGATGTCTGATCATGCCCCTGTTGTCCTTGAGGTCCAATTCACTTGA
- a CDS encoding LEA type 2 family protein produces the protein MNRILFVFLLTLHIQCSVLGVLQDKIPTPEFSFESINIKQITFTDITLGVETSVTNPYPVSLPSSLLDMDIKIEGLKLSQVKTDLGVIEAKKTKSLPLEVKLKYTDLLQLYKKFPTKPMLEVSAEGNMKVSIPKQWQLLGKDSVSFPFVQKREIPAVLPDVEIRNFKILMPSEAEILSASNTDAMIGTTTNFLKGLLGGSKTPATSAAKAGLSGLNLNLKTEFDFVFSNQAASNLNLSDLKYNLQLAGENFLSGSPKEILNSGKESTVKVESLFPITSIGTSLYKTIQSKEALYQLKGDSALNVPNIRENIPFSYEKKGKFHW, from the coding sequence ATGAATCGTATCCTTTTTGTTTTTTTACTCACCTTGCATATCCAGTGTTCTGTACTTGGTGTCCTCCAGGACAAAATCCCCACACCTGAATTTTCATTTGAATCCATAAACATCAAACAAATTACATTTACAGACATCACACTGGGTGTTGAAACTTCAGTGACAAACCCATATCCTGTATCCCTTCCAAGTTCCTTATTAGATATGGATATAAAAATTGAAGGTTTGAAGTTGTCACAAGTCAAAACGGATTTAGGAGTCATCGAGGCTAAAAAAACAAAATCCCTCCCTTTAGAAGTAAAATTAAAATACACTGACTTACTGCAATTGTATAAAAAATTTCCAACAAAACCAATGTTAGAAGTAAGTGCAGAAGGAAACATGAAGGTATCTATACCTAAACAATGGCAATTATTAGGAAAGGATTCTGTTAGTTTTCCCTTTGTGCAAAAAAGAGAAATCCCAGCTGTATTGCCAGATGTGGAAATCCGGAATTTCAAAATTTTGATGCCATCGGAAGCAGAAATTTTGAGTGCATCAAATACAGATGCAATGATAGGAACTACTACTAATTTTTTAAAAGGTTTACTTGGGGGATCCAAAACTCCTGCAACATCTGCCGCCAAAGCTGGGTTATCCGGACTGAATTTAAATTTAAAGACAGAATTTGATTTTGTATTTTCAAATCAAGCTGCATCAAACTTAAACTTATCAGATTTAAAATACAATTTACAGTTAGCAGGCGAAAACTTTCTCAGTGGATCTCCAAAAGAAATTTTAAATTCTGGAAAAGAATCAACTGTGAAGGTGGAAAGTTTGTTTCCAATCACATCAATCGGAACCTCACTTTACAAAACGATACAATCAAAAGAAGCTCTTTACCAGTTAAAAGGGGATTCTGCACTCAATGTTCCGAACATACGTGAAAACATTCCTTTTTCTTATGAGAAAAAAGGTAAGTTCCATTGGTAA
- the mgtE gene encoding magnesium transporter: MEEERKKESEFRIKIARDSDSYEEFVGQIKSSIESKDQSGLKLMLDGAHPADVVTLFKDLEREEELYLFRLLSVEDQAYSLIKMEEETLESFLEELSVDEISKTLDHIETDETTYLLSYLPGAKRELVLANLSKTDSFEIRSQLGFREYSAGRLMSKDFATVTITDNVRKGIINVRKKAKEIEDIYQIYVTNEDGVLEGFIPLKDLFLTPINTKIAKITNFSVFAFHYDVDQEEVANTFKKYDLVSAAVTDDLGRIIGRITVDDVLEIVEEEASEDILLMAGVSEDERLSTPILQSVKRRIIWLNVNLLTAFVSSTVVAFFEDTISQIVVLATLMPIVAGLGGNAGTQSVTVVIRNIATGDLSFSNWWDAVRKEFTIGVLNGLALGTVTFTMIYLVKGNLTLGLVVGTAMFVNMIVASLVGSLVPILLKGMKIDPAIASSIFVTATTDVCGFFFFLGLATVFAKYLV, encoded by the coding sequence ATGGAAGAAGAAAGAAAGAAAGAGTCCGAATTCCGAATCAAAATCGCCAGAGACAGTGATTCCTATGAAGAGTTTGTCGGGCAAATCAAATCATCCATAGAATCGAAAGACCAATCTGGTCTGAAACTCATGCTCGATGGGGCTCACCCCGCCGACGTTGTCACATTATTCAAAGACTTAGAACGCGAAGAAGAATTATACCTCTTTCGTTTGCTTTCGGTTGAAGACCAAGCATACTCTCTCATCAAAATGGAAGAGGAGACTCTAGAGTCTTTTTTAGAAGAACTTTCCGTAGATGAAATTTCCAAAACCCTAGACCACATTGAAACCGACGAAACAACTTATTTACTCTCTTACTTACCTGGCGCGAAACGTGAGTTGGTTCTAGCCAATTTAAGTAAAACGGATAGTTTTGAAATTCGCTCCCAACTTGGGTTTCGGGAATACTCGGCAGGACGTTTGATGTCCAAAGACTTTGCGACTGTAACCATCACAGACAATGTTAGAAAGGGAATCATCAATGTCCGAAAAAAAGCAAAGGAAATCGAAGACATCTATCAAATTTATGTAACAAACGAAGATGGAGTTTTGGAAGGGTTTATCCCTTTGAAAGATTTATTCCTCACACCCATCAATACCAAAATAGCAAAAATCACAAACTTCTCAGTCTTTGCTTTCCATTATGATGTAGACCAAGAGGAAGTTGCTAATACTTTTAAAAAGTACGATTTAGTCAGTGCTGCCGTCACAGATGATTTGGGGCGGATCATAGGTCGTATCACTGTCGATGATGTTTTAGAAATTGTTGAAGAAGAGGCATCAGAAGACATCCTCCTCATGGCCGGGGTTTCCGAAGACGAAAGGTTGTCCACACCCATTTTACAGTCAGTAAAACGGCGGATCATTTGGCTCAATGTTAATTTACTCACAGCCTTTGTGAGTTCCACTGTAGTTGCTTTTTTTGAAGATACAATTTCTCAAATTGTTGTTCTTGCAACACTGATGCCAATAGTAGCAGGACTTGGCGGGAATGCTGGTACACAATCGGTAACAGTTGTAATACGTAATATTGCTACAGGTGATTTATCGTTTTCCAATTGGTGGGATGCTGTTAGAAAGGAATTTACCATCGGTGTATTGAATGGCCTTGCTCTAGGAACCGTGACCTTTACTATGATTTATCTTGTAAAAGGAAACTTAACCTTAGGTCTTGTTGTGGGAACAGCCATGTTTGTGAATATGATTGTAGCCTCTCTTGTCGGTTCTCTCGTGCCAATCTTATTAAAAGGAATGAAAATTGACCCTGCCATCGCTTCTTCCATTTTTGTGACTGCGACGACAGATGTTTGTGGGTTTTTCTTTTTCTTAGGACTTGCCACTGTCTTTGCCAAATATTTGGTTTAG
- a CDS encoding OmpA family protein, producing MTPNKKFNLIPISIGFLLLGIFYPTNVKADWVYFPYEYNQIYKEKYALELELADIRKQHQNELNRLEEEKKDLQSQIRNLTEDLELEKRNRAKEQDEYSDKLRDYDMRLRGLEKKGTDKERVLAEENRKREEKDRAEIDALKRKLEEKERECLQKEQKLRETYESKMDELKERIRNLEEELASLRKLTKEQKRELERLSEQTKEFEEKLAKEITSGQIRLKRFHNKLIINIDDKISFDSGSSELKPAILPAIEKIRDILAAYPENYIVVEGHTDNVPIKTKFRNNWHLSSERALSVLEFILQNKNLNPKNFSSAGYGEFQPIVPNSSKENKALNRRVDIVVIPRATSSLGANHD from the coding sequence ATGACTCCAAATAAAAAATTCAATCTCATCCCTATTTCCATAGGATTCCTTCTACTCGGTATTTTTTATCCAACGAATGTCAAAGCGGATTGGGTGTATTTTCCGTATGAATACAATCAAATTTACAAAGAAAAATATGCTTTGGAATTGGAACTCGCTGATATACGCAAACAACACCAAAATGAACTGAACCGACTGGAAGAAGAAAAAAAAGACCTACAATCACAAATCCGTAACCTAACGGAAGATCTAGAACTTGAAAAAAGAAACCGCGCAAAAGAACAAGATGAGTATTCTGATAAACTCAGAGATTATGATATGCGCCTTCGTGGTTTGGAAAAAAAGGGAACGGACAAAGAACGGGTCTTAGCCGAAGAAAATCGCAAACGAGAAGAAAAAGACCGCGCAGAAATTGATGCCCTAAAACGAAAACTCGAAGAAAAAGAAAGAGAGTGTCTGCAAAAAGAACAAAAACTCCGTGAAACCTATGAATCCAAAATGGATGAATTGAAAGAACGGATCCGTAACCTGGAAGAAGAACTTGCTAGTTTACGAAAACTCACAAAAGAACAAAAACGTGAACTCGAACGACTTTCGGAACAAACAAAAGAATTTGAAGAAAAACTCGCCAAAGAAATCACTTCTGGTCAAATCCGACTCAAAAGATTCCATAACAAACTCATCATCAACATCGATGATAAAATTTCTTTTGATAGTGGTTCTTCCGAATTAAAACCTGCGATCCTACCAGCAATTGAAAAAATAAGAGATATTCTCGCGGCTTATCCTGAAAACTATATTGTTGTGGAAGGCCATACAGACAATGTTCCTATTAAAACCAAATTTCGTAACAATTGGCATCTTTCCAGCGAACGGGCATTATCTGTCTTAGAGTTTATTTTACAAAATAAAAACCTAAATCCAAAAAACTTTTCCAGTGCAGGGTATGGGGAATTCCAACCTATCGTACCGAATAGTTCAAAAGAAAATAAAGCACTCAACCGTAGAGTGGATATTGTTGTGATCCCAAGGGCAACCAGTTCACTTGGTGCAAATCATGACTAA
- a CDS encoding cation diffusion facilitator family transporter produces MTNKRPKRKKLIFFLSLSGLLSVMIFFIEWIGSKESGSLALFADAGHIFTDVFAHIISLFALLIASKKPNAKYPFGFHRFEVIAAFLNGLLLIGIALFILYESYMRYHGNADVEADTMLVYSLIGFGINLISAGLLVGVSKTSLNLKSAYLHVLSDLLGTLAVIFGALLIRFTGVKQVDSILSILLGLFILKTSYGIVKESVQILIEADTSEFDKEHLLEHIQVLKGIQSVSKTTVRKLTSGVFSVEIQVAVNENANRDKITLEIHKVLKEEFGVPFVSVEIVSASVLSQLDSLSIRESEREFGHHGHEHGHSHEHKGKKVSNQSKHSHH; encoded by the coding sequence ATGACTAACAAACGTCCCAAACGAAAAAAACTCATCTTTTTCCTAAGCCTTTCTGGGCTTTTGTCTGTGATGATTTTTTTCATTGAATGGATTGGTTCGAAAGAAAGTGGGAGTTTGGCATTATTTGCGGATGCAGGTCATATCTTTACTGATGTATTTGCCCATATCATATCCCTATTTGCCCTACTCATTGCTTCCAAAAAACCAAATGCGAAATATCCGTTTGGGTTTCACCGTTTTGAAGTAATCGCAGCATTTTTAAATGGTCTACTTCTCATTGGAATTGCTCTTTTTATCTTATATGAAAGTTACATGCGGTATCATGGAAATGCAGATGTGGAAGCAGACACCATGCTTGTGTATTCTCTTATCGGATTTGGAATCAATTTGATTTCTGCGGGATTACTTGTCGGAGTGAGTAAAACAAGTCTCAATTTAAAGTCTGCCTACTTACACGTATTAAGTGACCTTCTCGGAACATTGGCAGTCATTTTTGGAGCCCTACTCATTCGTTTTACAGGTGTCAAACAAGTGGATAGTATCCTGAGTATTCTTTTGGGTCTATTCATCCTCAAAACATCATACGGAATTGTAAAAGAGTCGGTGCAAATTCTCATCGAAGCGGATACGAGTGAATTTGATAAAGAACACCTACTCGAACACATCCAGGTTTTAAAAGGAATCCAATCGGTTTCCAAAACAACGGTCCGAAAACTGACTTCCGGTGTGTTTTCTGTAGAAATTCAAGTGGCTGTGAATGAGAATGCAAACCGTGACAAAATCACATTAGAGATCCATAAGGTTCTCAAAGAAGAATTTGGAGTTCCCTTCGTATCTGTTGAAATTGTTTCTGCTTCCGTGCTTTCCCAATTAGATTCACTCTCCATCCGCGAATCGGAGCGGGAATTTGGCCACCACGGACACGAACATGGGCATTCCCATGAACATAAAGGAAAGAAAGTTTCGAACCAATCCAAACATTCTCATCACTAA
- a CDS encoding acyl-CoA dehydrogenase, with translation MKLESESPYHLFARFGESNSIFPKVGVEKKGFYRSWKPYLSSTGFYDFILDKESYFEFQKKLSALAEEPFGVSLALSCMVEVNVAGGVLVNSCYAKPGSHFLWDAFLEKEPVSILSVGVSEPGFEGKLKRLESIVLNEKLNGIKSFVTNGGEANFIFWVTKSGEKNPVYFLPIPSDCENPFCIEKESFHTDFTPHVSHLRIQVKDLPIEPNSLLLEDYGQLGMELRLKELCSLVSLLIGKTKNLSEMDERVQSERNQLILWREGFLKPILGNPTKDLLLEGFPYPIHPLIEAVTNYFQLEKPNELKSIDPDWLLFVWEDSFTKYLTQKKKRN, from the coding sequence ATGAAATTGGAGAGTGAATCTCCTTACCATTTGTTTGCCCGATTTGGAGAATCAAATTCTATTTTTCCAAAGGTAGGAGTAGAGAAGAAAGGTTTTTATCGCAGTTGGAAACCTTACTTAAGTTCTACTGGTTTTTATGACTTTATCTTGGATAAAGAGTCATATTTCGAATTCCAAAAAAAACTTTCAGCACTTGCAGAAGAGCCTTTCGGAGTGTCTTTAGCGCTTTCCTGTATGGTGGAAGTAAATGTGGCAGGTGGTGTTCTCGTCAATTCCTGTTATGCGAAACCAGGTTCCCATTTTTTGTGGGATGCTTTTTTGGAGAAAGAGCCAGTTTCGATCCTATCCGTTGGTGTGAGTGAGCCCGGTTTTGAGGGGAAATTAAAAAGACTAGAATCAATTGTTTTAAATGAAAAACTAAACGGAATAAAATCATTTGTTACGAACGGTGGGGAAGCAAACTTTATCTTTTGGGTGACCAAGTCTGGGGAGAAAAATCCAGTGTACTTTCTTCCCATTCCGAGTGACTGCGAAAATCCTTTTTGTATCGAAAAGGAATCCTTCCATACAGACTTTACCCCTCACGTGAGCCATTTGCGGATCCAAGTGAAAGACTTACCAATCGAACCAAATAGTTTACTTCTTGAAGATTATGGCCAACTGGGAATGGAACTAAGGCTAAAGGAATTGTGTTCTCTTGTGTCACTTCTCATCGGCAAAACAAAAAACTTAAGTGAAATGGATGAAAGAGTCCAATCCGAACGAAACCAACTCATTTTGTGGAGAGAAGGTTTTTTAAAACCAATTTTGGGAAATCCCACAAAAGATTTGTTACTTGAAGGATTTCCCTATCCCATTCATCCCTTAATCGAAGCGGTCACAAACTACTTTCAGTTGGAAAAACCAAATGAGTTAAAATCCATAGACCCAGATTGGTTACTCTTTGTCTGGGAAGATTCCTTTACCAAATACCTCACCCAAAAGAAAAAACGAAACTAA
- the uvrA gene encoding excinuclease ABC subunit UvrA — protein MKEENKLSDVDSFIRIRGAREHNLKNLNLDIPRDKLVVITGLSGSGKSSLAFDTIYAEGQRRYVESLSSYARQFLGQMEKPEVDQIEGLSPAISIEQKTTHRNPRSTVGTVTEIYDYLRLLYARVGKPHCPKCGTAISSLSVDQITDRINIFPEGTKLQILAPVIQGKKGEHKEVLERFKKEGFNRVRVNGEVYSLEDEIPLKKNFKADIDIVVDRIVMKPGIQSRLSDSVETALKTADGIVVVEDGEKDHLFSQKLSCPKCDDVSIPELTPRLFSFNSPFGACSNCDGLGALLEFDEALLVTDREASLAEGCIEAWGGSKSNSYWYMATIQALSKKLKFNLNTPWKDLSEKVKNTILHGDASIHIDYDFRGANSHYEFSRNYEGVIPNLKRRYKETKSDSMRQWFESFMTNHDCDECHGKRLRKEALAVKVQGIGIDAYTGFSIEKALEFTKQSEYKGAEDTISKPILKEILQRLHFLNDVGVGYLNLSRSAGTLSGGEMQRIRLATQIGSRLMGVLYILDEPSIGLHQRDNTKLVQTLKGLRNLGNTVLVVEHDKETMEEADFIVDMGPGAGVHGGEIVAFGTPEQIKKDKHSVTGKYLSGEKRISRPETRRTGNGKFLKITGASHNNLKNIDVSIPLGTITVVTGVSGSGKSTLINEILYKELASSVMGMKLVPGKHKKILGKEQIDKVINIDQSAIGRTPRSNPATYTGLFTFVRELYSGLEEAKVRGYGPGRFSFNVAGGRCEKCEGDGILKIEMHFLPDIYVECEVCKGKRYNRETLEVKYKGKNISDVLDMTIEEAVVFFEKIPNLKRKLDTLMDVGLGYIKLGQAATTFSGGEAQRIKLSTELSKRPTGKTLYILDEPTTGLHFEDIEKLLSVLQVLVDKGNSMVIIEHNLDVIKAADYIIDIGPEGGDGGGEVIATGTPEEVVTVKRSFTGLYLKKVLEEEKILDAKQSKKKGK, from the coding sequence ATGAAAGAGGAAAACAAGCTATCCGATGTGGATTCCTTTATTCGTATTCGTGGCGCTCGTGAACATAACCTAAAAAACCTAAACCTCGACATTCCGAGAGACAAACTTGTGGTCATCACTGGTCTTTCCGGTTCGGGGAAGTCCTCTCTTGCCTTTGATACCATTTATGCCGAAGGCCAAAGGCGTTATGTGGAATCCCTTTCCAGTTATGCCAGACAATTCCTCGGCCAAATGGAAAAACCAGAAGTGGACCAAATTGAAGGTTTGAGCCCTGCCATTTCCATCGAACAAAAAACCACTCATCGTAACCCACGTTCTACCGTTGGAACTGTCACAGAAATTTACGATTACTTACGTTTGTTATATGCTCGGGTCGGAAAACCCCATTGTCCAAAATGTGGGACGGCCATCTCCAGTTTGTCAGTCGACCAAATCACAGATAGGATCAATATTTTCCCTGAAGGAACCAAACTACAAATCCTTGCTCCCGTCATCCAAGGGAAAAAAGGAGAACACAAAGAAGTCCTCGAACGTTTCAAAAAAGAAGGGTTCAATCGTGTTCGTGTGAATGGAGAAGTGTATTCCCTTGAAGATGAAATTCCCTTAAAGAAAAACTTCAAAGCAGACATCGACATTGTGGTAGACCGGATTGTGATGAAACCAGGGATCCAATCTCGATTGTCGGACTCAGTCGAAACGGCGCTAAAAACTGCTGATGGAATTGTTGTTGTAGAAGACGGTGAAAAAGATCATTTGTTTTCCCAAAAACTTTCTTGTCCCAAATGTGATGATGTGAGCATTCCTGAACTCACACCAAGGTTATTTTCGTTTAACTCTCCGTTTGGTGCCTGTTCCAATTGTGATGGACTTGGTGCCTTACTTGAATTTGATGAAGCCCTCCTTGTTACAGACAGGGAAGCATCTCTTGCAGAAGGTTGCATTGAAGCTTGGGGAGGATCTAAATCCAATTCCTATTGGTATATGGCCACCATACAGGCGTTATCTAAAAAATTGAAATTTAACTTAAACACACCTTGGAAAGATTTGTCTGAAAAAGTAAAAAACACCATCTTACATGGAGATGCATCCATCCACATTGATTATGATTTTCGTGGTGCCAATTCCCATTATGAATTTTCAAGAAATTACGAAGGAGTCATTCCCAATCTAAAACGTCGGTACAAAGAAACGAAATCAGATTCCATGCGCCAATGGTTTGAATCTTTTATGACAAACCATGATTGTGACGAATGCCATGGCAAACGACTTCGTAAGGAAGCACTTGCTGTGAAAGTGCAAGGGATTGGGATAGATGCCTATACTGGTTTTTCCATTGAAAAGGCACTCGAATTTACCAAACAATCGGAATACAAGGGTGCAGAAGATACCATCTCCAAACCCATCTTAAAAGAAATTTTGCAAAGGCTTCACTTCTTGAATGATGTGGGTGTGGGTTACCTCAACCTCAGTCGTTCTGCGGGCACTTTGTCTGGCGGTGAGATGCAACGGATTCGTCTTGCTACACAAATTGGATCAAGGCTCATGGGAGTTCTTTATATCCTAGATGAACCTTCAATCGGTCTCCACCAAAGGGACAATACAAAACTTGTGCAAACCCTGAAAGGTCTACGCAATTTAGGAAACACAGTCCTTGTTGTGGAACATGATAAAGAAACCATGGAAGAGGCTGATTTTATTGTGGATATGGGACCTGGGGCTGGTGTCCACGGGGGAGAAATTGTTGCTTTTGGAACTCCCGAACAAATCAAAAAAGACAAACATTCTGTAACAGGAAAATATTTGTCGGGTGAAAAACGAATTTCAAGACCAGAAACAAGAAGGACAGGGAATGGTAAGTTTTTAAAGATTACAGGTGCTTCGCATAACAACCTAAAGAATATCGATGTGTCGATTCCACTTGGAACTATAACGGTTGTTACGGGAGTTTCAGGATCAGGGAAATCCACCTTAATCAATGAAATTCTCTATAAGGAACTCGCAAGTTCCGTGATGGGGATGAAACTAGTTCCAGGCAAACATAAAAAAATCCTAGGCAAAGAACAAATCGATAAGGTCATCAATATCGACCAATCGGCCATAGGAAGAACTCCTCGTTCCAATCCTGCTACATATACAGGTTTATTTACCTTTGTTCGGGAACTGTATAGTGGGTTAGAAGAAGCAAAAGTAAGAGGTTACGGGCCAGGCAGGTTTAGTTTCAACGTGGCTGGGGGAAGGTGTGAAAAATGTGAGGGAGATGGAATCTTAAAAATTGAAATGCATTTCCTTCCAGATATTTATGTGGAATGTGAAGTTTGTAAGGGCAAACGATACAATCGTGAAACTCTCGAAGTAAAATACAAAGGTAAAAATATTTCAGATGTTTTGGATATGACAATCGAAGAGGCAGTTGTCTTTTTTGAGAAAATTCCGAATCTCAAACGAAAGTTAGACACTCTTATGGATGTTGGTCTTGGATACATCAAACTCGGGCAAGCTGCCACAACCTTTTCAGGAGGGGAAGCCCAAAGGATCAAACTTTCCACAGAACTATCCAAACGTCCAACGGGGAAAACTCTTTATATTTTGGATGAACCGACAACGGGTCTACATTTCGAAGACATCGAAAAACTTTTATCGGTTTTACAGGTTTTAGTGGATAAAGGAAATTCCATGGTAATCATCGAACATAACTTGGATGTGATCAAAGCCGCCGATTACATCATCGACATTGGTCCAGAAGGGGGCGATGGTGGAGGTGAAGTAATTGCCACAGGTACTCCTGAAGAGGTTGTTACCGTCAAACGATCGTTTACGGGTCTATACTTAAAAAAAGTTTTAGAAGAAGAGAAGATACTCGATGCCAAACAGTCAAAAAAAAAGGGTAAATGA
- a CDS encoding S49 family peptidase: MFRILFLILFLPFRALYLIYLRLSLLFQRNREVYELEMPPRFEDSYKSFFVKKLQGKEETITRLELLILLTTIKKNPKIKSLDISLPPLEWTLSEFYEIRNELLAIRDSGKTVRMFAKEGGLGTLLLLTIANETYLAPESEFTLMLPSTEPMFFGKFLKTWGIEVQAFASGPYKSFAESFTRGEFSKDAKKNLESLILNLRSVILQALTNGEKTLESLFYKPMLSADELLSAGVIQGIKTETEFFSEDRKTYSPNYPILYQTIKEFSLFPKRKQEVVVLPIDGGITGGDYLHKNRENGKIEAFSLIPTLKALGEDEKIKAVILEISSPGGSAFYSEQIHQEILELKKSKLVTAYFKDTVASGGYYIATAADHITASPVCITGSIGAVSIRANLQKLYKKFHLNKEAVGFYPFRDIHSEFQPLSKQSILYLESQIKKIESLFYRRVAEGRKIPLETLPKIGMGRVYLPSTENNIVDSLGGLLDAVQFVKEKLGGKAIYLTEELPAYNLKNKIPLLGGLLSELKLLESLGEVSLLSHTKLHWKNRR, translated from the coding sequence GTGTTTCGAATTCTTTTTTTAATTCTTTTTTTGCCCTTCCGCGCTTTGTACCTAATTTACCTACGTCTAAGCCTCCTTTTCCAACGGAACCGGGAAGTGTATGAATTGGAAATGCCACCTCGGTTTGAGGACTCCTACAAATCCTTTTTTGTGAAAAAACTGCAAGGGAAAGAAGAAACCATCACAAGATTAGAACTTCTCATTTTACTCACAACCATCAAAAAAAATCCAAAAATCAAATCGTTAGATATCAGTTTGCCTCCTCTCGAATGGACTTTATCTGAGTTTTATGAAATTCGTAACGAACTATTGGCCATCCGCGATTCTGGGAAAACCGTTCGTATGTTTGCCAAAGAAGGTGGACTTGGGACCTTACTTTTACTCACAATCGCAAATGAAACCTACCTAGCACCTGAATCCGAATTCACTTTGATGCTCCCTAGCACCGAACCGATGTTTTTTGGGAAATTTTTAAAAACATGGGGAATCGAAGTCCAAGCATTTGCTTCCGGACCATATAAGTCCTTTGCAGAAAGTTTTACTCGCGGGGAATTTTCAAAAGATGCAAAAAAGAACTTAGAATCCCTTATTTTAAACCTTCGTTCGGTGATTCTACAGGCTCTCACAAATGGGGAAAAAACCTTAGAGTCCCTATTCTACAAACCTATGTTATCTGCTGATGAACTTCTTTCGGCAGGCGTCATCCAAGGTATCAAAACAGAAACCGAATTTTTTAGTGAAGATCGTAAGACCTATTCACCCAATTATCCGATCCTCTACCAAACCATAAAAGAGTTTTCCCTCTTTCCAAAACGGAAACAAGAAGTAGTGGTTCTTCCCATTGATGGCGGAATCACGGGGGGAGACTATTTGCATAAAAACAGAGAAAACGGAAAAATTGAAGCCTTCTCACTGATTCCCACCTTAAAAGCCTTAGGCGAAGATGAAAAAATCAAAGCCGTTATCTTAGAGATTTCTTCACCTGGAGGGTCTGCTTTTTATTCAGAACAAATCCACCAAGAAATTTTAGAATTAAAAAAATCAAAACTAGTGACAGCTTACTTTAAAGATACAGTCGCCAGTGGAGGTTATTATATTGCAACAGCCGCAGACCATATCACAGCATCTCCCGTTTGCATCACAGGTTCTATTGGGGCAGTAAGTATCCGTGCCAATTTACAAAAACTATACAAAAAGTTTCATCTGAATAAGGAAGCCGTTGGTTTTTATCCCTTCCGTGACATCCACTCCGAATTCCAACCCCTTTCCAAACAAAGCATTTTGTATTTAGAATCTCAAATTAAAAAAATTGAATCTTTGTTCTACCGCCGTGTTGCGGAAGGTAGGAAGATCCCTCTGGAAACTTTACCTAAAATTGGAATGGGCCGGGTGTATTTGCCATCAACGGAAAACAATATCGTGGATTCTCTCGGGGGATTACTTGATGCAGTTCAGTTCGTAAAAGAAAAATTAGGTGGTAAGGCAATTTACCTAACTGAGGAATTACCAGCATATAACCTTAAAAACAAAATCCCTCTCCTTGGGGGACTTCTTTCGGAACTAAAACTTTTGGAATCACTCGGTGAGGTGTCCCTTCTTTCTCATACCAAACTTCATTGGAAAAATCGAAGGTAA